The Hydrogenimonas thermophila genome contains a region encoding:
- a CDS encoding FMN-binding protein: MKKRPSLLVLASFFKISFIGLILSPLLHAKGIDIESIIKGECGSSVTLIKKSMLLTKKQAKAIEAKAHMKLHSKIVRLYLANKEGQTYCYGIVLSRKVRTKKAAVLYMIDQTGTIKAIEILAFTEPPEFKPKEKWINNLKGKNLNHPLRVGRDVPTISGATLSARNVTEGARLALAIFDIAIKGK; this comes from the coding sequence ATGAAGAAGAGACCCTCTCTGTTGGTATTGGCTTCATTTTTTAAAATCAGTTTTATTGGGCTCATCTTGAGCCCTCTTTTACATGCCAAAGGGATTGATATTGAATCAATTATCAAAGGTGAATGTGGAAGCAGTGTTACACTTATTAAAAAGAGTATGTTGCTTACCAAAAAACAGGCAAAAGCTATTGAAGCAAAAGCGCATATGAAGTTGCATTCCAAAATTGTACGCCTATATTTAGCAAACAAAGAGGGTCAAACATATTGCTATGGCATTGTACTTAGTCGTAAAGTACGCACTAAAAAAGCAGCTGTTTTATATATGATAGATCAAACAGGCACAATAAAAGCGATTGAAATTCTAGCTTTTACTGAACCACCCGAATTTAAGCCAAAAGAGAAGTGGATCAATAATCTAAAAGGAAAAAATCTTAATCATCCTTTGCGTGTAGGTCGAGATGTACCTACAATTTCTGGTGCTACTCTTTCAGCACGAAATGTTACAGAAGGAGCAAGGTTGGCATTGGCTATATTTGATATTGCAATTAAGGGTAAATAA
- a CDS encoding outer membrane beta-barrel protein yields MKVKTKATAILFAASLPFSLQAGEVEDLKAQMMQMQKRLAELEKKQKQTAEASATVVEELAALQNEGLFQAVDITKSHSGLGAAASKVYYTQNPLSIGGYGEMYWADSSDKTAITDVYRFVPYIGYKFNDWIVLNTELEFEHGGNEVAVEFMYLDFLLDNNYNIRVGNQLVPMGLVNQRHEPTLFPTVQRPETETLIIPSTWHETGVIVYGELGMPSLTYHLGFINALNVNSDDTKIGNIKWLRNGRWGSSEKAPMGKVAVTGRLDYSSIDGLTVGVSAYYGNGSNRDIDNVNGTSLFIYDLHAIYRYEAVTLKGLFTQAMLDDAEKIGPDAVEEAEGYYLTAEYDIMSHFNNKYRLPIFVQYENYNPVKETVSGIGELDDIENITFGLNFYPHEQVVLKADYQIKDRNDGSDEEETLSVGIGFIF; encoded by the coding sequence ATGAAAGTAAAAACAAAAGCAACAGCCATACTATTTGCAGCGAGTTTACCCTTTTCACTGCAAGCAGGTGAAGTTGAAGATCTAAAAGCTCAAATGATGCAAATGCAAAAGCGTCTAGCAGAGCTGGAAAAGAAGCAAAAGCAGACAGCAGAGGCATCTGCAACTGTAGTTGAAGAGTTAGCAGCTCTTCAAAATGAGGGCTTGTTTCAAGCAGTTGACATAACCAAAAGTCATAGCGGATTGGGAGCAGCTGCTTCAAAAGTTTACTATACACAAAACCCTCTTTCAATAGGTGGTTATGGTGAAATGTACTGGGCAGACAGCAGTGACAAAACAGCAATAACGGATGTTTATCGCTTCGTTCCATATATAGGTTATAAGTTTAATGACTGGATTGTGCTTAATACCGAACTAGAATTTGAACATGGCGGAAATGAAGTAGCAGTTGAGTTTATGTATTTAGACTTTTTACTCGACAATAACTACAATATACGTGTAGGTAACCAACTCGTGCCAATGGGACTTGTTAACCAAAGACATGAACCTACACTCTTCCCTACTGTTCAAAGACCAGAGACAGAGACTCTCATCATACCAAGCACTTGGCATGAAACGGGTGTCATTGTCTATGGTGAATTAGGTATGCCTTCGCTTACTTATCACCTTGGATTTATTAATGCACTTAATGTAAATAGTGACGATACCAAAATCGGCAATATTAAGTGGCTAAGAAATGGACGCTGGGGTTCAAGTGAAAAGGCACCTATGGGTAAAGTCGCAGTAACAGGACGGCTTGATTATAGCAGCATAGATGGACTAACTGTTGGAGTATCAGCCTATTATGGTAACGGCTCTAACCGTGATATAGATAATGTAAATGGTACATCGCTCTTTATTTATGATTTGCATGCAATATATCGTTATGAAGCAGTAACACTAAAAGGGCTTTTTACTCAAGCAATGTTAGATGATGCTGAAAAAATTGGACCTGATGCAGTTGAAGAAGCAGAAGGATATTACCTAACTGCCGAATATGACATTATGTCTCATTTTAATAACAAGTATCGTCTGCCTATTTTTGTCCAATATGAAAACTATAATCCTGTAAAAGAGACTGTAAGCGGTATAGGTGAGTTGGATGATATTGAAAATATTACATTTGGTCTAAACTTTTATCCGCATGAGCAGGTTGTACTCAAAGCTGATTATCAGATAAAGGATAGAAATGATGGAAGTGATGAAGAAGAGACCCTCTCTGTTGGTATTGGCTTCATTTTTTAA